The following DNA comes from Apus apus isolate bApuApu2 chromosome 24, bApuApu2.pri.cur, whole genome shotgun sequence.
CGGCCGTGCCAACTTCGTGCTGTCCCCACAAGTTGGGCTGGGACAGGCACGGGGGGTGGGAATGGCCCAAAAATAACCCTGCAGTGACACAACCCAGGCTGAGCTACAGCAGGAGGGACCGAGGTCACCTccaggcagggccaggctgggccTGCGGTGGCACCTGctgggacaggggatggggacaAGGAGGGGATGAGGAcagagggatggggacagggacaggtcGTGGGGACAGGGTGATGGGGACAGCGACAGGGTGGTGGGGATGGGAGGGATAAGGATGGGGGTGTTCGGGACAGGGTTGACAGGGGTGATGGGGTGATCAGGACAGACATCCCGGGGCCGGAGCAGAGGGGACGGCGACACAGGGGTTTGTCCCGAGCCCACCTGGCACCGGGTGCTCTGCCGGTGCCGCTCCCGGTGCCGCTCCCGGTGCCGCTGTCCGCCTGCCGGTGCTGAAACCGGGATCAGCCCCGGAGGTAGCACGCTGCCCGGTAACACCATCCCGGTGCCACCGGGGAGAGCAAatcccccccatccctccccgTTCCGCTCTTACCGGGGGGGTTCGGCCTCGTCGCCGCTGCTGGGCCCGCTCTCCTCGATGGTGAAGACCACCCTGGCGGCCTCGGGCTCGGGTCCGCGGGTCCCCTCCGCCCACCGGCAGCCCAGCGGAGGCAGCAGCGGGCTCCCGGAGAAACGCCGGCGGACGGCACCTACCACCGCTCCCGGTCCTGGTCCCGACGGGGCGGCCTCGGCGGCGTCGCGGCAACGCTGCGGGGAAACAGAGCGGCGGTGAGGGACGCGGGTACCGGGACCGGGGAGCTCTGCAAGGTGCTGCTGCCCGGTGTCCTTGTGTCGTTCccacccgcccccccccccgcggcaGGGGggtccctccctccctccgccccccgcccccccaatCACCGGTAACGCTCGAGCTCCCCCTGCCGGGCACGGTGCTGCGCTGCGCCCCGGGGGGCACCGGGAGGGGGGGAGGTTGCACGGGGCCAAGGGCACGGCCGGTGCACCGGGAGCGGCTCCGCCCGCAGCGCACGGAGCCGCCGGGACCACCCTCCCCAACCCCGCCACTGactcctccttcccccctcccgGGACCCCGCCGGAAAAACCACCGGAGCCGGCGCGCGATTACGCAGAGGTGAATAATAATTAACCGCCCATTAAGGGGATAATTAACTCCCGCTTAAACGCCGCCATCCCGGTTATTGCTGCCCGGGGGCCCGGCGCTGGGACGCTCGCCGCGGGGACACCCCCTTGCCCCCTCCCCACTACTCGGGGACACCCCTTCCATCCCCTCCACCCCCCGGTGCTCCCCGGCACCGGCGCCGGTCTCACCTCCGCGCCGAAGAAGGGCAGCGCCGTCCGGCTCCGTCGCATCGCGGGCCctgcgggggcggggggagctCCGGGAGCCGCGGGGGGGAAGGGCTCGGCATCAGGACCCCCACCTCCTGGGTCCCGCGATTTAGGGGCACCGGGGCTCGGCCGTGGTGGCTGCTCGGGCTCAGCTGCCGTCTCGGGTTTCAGGGCCTCTCAGCGGCACCCCCGGTTCAGCcaacaccctccccccccccacccctcagGTATCCCCGAGGGctggacagagacaggacatgGGCCCGAGGCCACGGGGATGGCCCCCAGCACCGGGAACCCATTGGGGCACCCCATTAACCATCACCCACAGGCACCCATGACCCACCATCCCCAGGAAAAACAGAGGGCACCGGTGGGTGCCTCAGCCGGTGACACCCACGGAGCCCCCCCAAGGCtgaccccccctccccacatccCCGCCAGCACCAGGAGCAGCCTCAGCCCAAGCCTGGAGGATGCTGAGCCCCGGTGTGGGG
Coding sequences within:
- the LOC127393944 gene encoding cAMP-specific 3',5'-cyclic phosphodiesterase 4C-like; this encodes MRRSRTALPFFGAERCRDAAEAAPSGPGPGAVVGAVRRRFSGSPLLPPLGCRWAEGTRGPEPEAARVVFTIEESGPSSGDEAEPPR